TTTTCCAAGCCTTTGATTTTATTGGCACCTGGCATCATTTTCAATAACTCATCAAGCGGACCCATTTTTTTCACTTGTTGTAATTGGTCTAAGAAATCATCAAGCGTAAAGGTCTGGGTACGGAATTTCTCTTCCATTTCCTTCGCTTTTTCTTCATCCACATTTGCTTGGGCTTTTTCAATAAGTGACATAACATCACCCATCCCAAGGATTCTCGAAGCCATTCTTTCTGGGTGGAATGGTTCAAGGGCATCCATGTGTTCACCAACCCCGACAAATTTAATCGGTTTCTCTGTTACAGAACGGATTGAAAGCGCAGCTCCACCTCTTGTATCACCATCAAGTTTCGTTAACACAACACCAGAAATTCCAACTGTCTCATTGAAGTTTTGCGCTACGTTGACAGCATCTTGCCCCGTCATTGCATCGACAACAAGAAAGACTTCATCAGGAGTGGCCAGTTCTTGGATATCTTTAAGTTCTTGCATTAATGTTTCGTCAACATGCAATCTACCTGCTGTATCGACAATGACAACATCATGATGTTCTTTTTCTGCCTGTTCCAACGCTTGCCTTACAATGTCCACAGGCGAAATATCCGTTCCCAGCGAGAACACTGGTATCGTTAATTGTTTGCCAAGTGTTTCTAATTGCTGAATTGCGGCCGGTCGATAAACGTCTGCTGCAACAAGGAGCGGCTTTTTATTATGACGTTTACGTAATAATGCAGCAAGCTTTCCGGTAGTTGTCGTCTTACCGGCACCTTGTAAACCGACCATCATAATAACGGTTGGTGCTTTTCTAGCGAATTGGATTGGCTCTTGTTCGCCACCCATTAAATTCGTTAATTCATCTTGAACAATTTTTACAACTTGCTGTCCAGGCGTTAAGCTTTTTAACACATCTTGCCCAACAGCCTTTTCACTTACTTTTTTTACGAATTCACGAACGACCTTTAAGTTAACGTCCGCTTCAATAAGTGCAAAACGAACTTCACGCATCATCTCTTTAACGTCTGCTTCGTTGACTTTCCCTTTGCCCCTAATTTTTTGGAGCGTTCCTTGTAGCCTCTCAGCTAATCCTTCAAATGCCATGGCGACGCCTCCTACTCATGATCTTTTAATGCGTCCAATAAACGCTTTATCTCTTCTGATTGAGCTGATTCATCTACTAACATTTTCTCCATCTTTTCAATGATTTCTAATCGCCTTTGAAATTTGGAAAACAAATTTAATTTTTGTTCATAGTCTTCTAACATTGCTTCCGTCCGTCGAACATTATCATACACCGCTTGTCTAGATACATTGTGCTCATCAGCTATTTCCCCTAGTGACAAGTCTTCCAGATAATATAATTTCATATATGTTCTCTGCTTATCTGTCAAAAGTGATTGATAAAAATCAAAAAGGAAGTTAACACGTGTCGTTTTTACGAGCGACATTTTTGCCACCTCAACTTTTTATTCCAACGTAAAGCATAGTATGAACTCTTCATGCTGTCAAGCTATTTTACTTGTCTTCTTCCTCAACCTCTTGTTCGAGCCCTTCAGCAAATAATCCATAGACATACTTCTCTGGATCAAACGGTTGTAAGTCATCGACACCTTCGCCAAGGCCGACAAACTTCACTGGAATATTTAACTTATTTTTGATTGCTAAGACAATTCCACCTTTTGCTGTACCGTCAAGTTTCGTTAACACAATCCCTGATACATTAGTTGCCTCTTGGAATGTTTGTGCTTGAACAAGTGCATTTTGGCCTGTCGTTGCATCTAGCGCAAGCAATACTTCATGGGGAGCCCCAGGAACTTCACGATCGATGACACGATGCACTTTTTCCAACTCATTCATCAAGTTCACCTTATTTTGAAGTCGGCCTGCCGTATCACAAATTAAAATATCAACGTTTCGATTTTTGGCTGCACGAATTGCATCGTACATAACTGCCGCCGGGTCTGAGCCTTCAGATTGGCGAATGACTTCTACCCCTGTTCGCTCACCCCATACGACTAATTGATCGATTGCCCCCGCACGGAACGTATCTCCAGCTGCTAACATGACAGATTTACCTTCTGCTTTAAAACGAGAAGCTAGCTTTCCAATCGTCGTAGTTTTCCCAACACCATTTACACCGACCATTAAGATGACGGATAATCCTTCCTCTTGTAAATTGAGCTCTCCATTGCTCTCCTCACCCGCTTTATAAATCTCTACAAGTTTTTGAGAAATAACAGATTGGATGCCCTCCGTATTTTTGATGTTTTTCCTTTGCACTTCAAGTTTTAATTCATCAATAAGTTCCATAACTGTTTCAAATCCAACGTCTGCTTGTAAAAGTAGATCCTCGAGTTCTTCAAAAAACTCTTCATCCACTTCCCTAAACCGAGCGACAAGATCATTAACTTTAGATGTAAACTGGTCGCGTGTTTTCGTCAGTCCTTCTTTAAACTTTTCAGTAACTGCTTCGTTCGTTCCAGTAATCTTTTCTTTTAACCTTCTAAAAAATGACATTTTCTAACCCCTCTCTTCTGATTACATCATCACTTCTTCGGGTACTTCCGATAATTTAACGGAAATTAGTTTGGAAACGCCTGATTCTTGCATTGTAATTCCATATAAAACATCTGCGCCTTCCATTGTACCTTTCCTATGCGTGATGACAATAAACTGCGTCTTATCTGAGAACTTTTTTAAATAGTTGCTATATCTAATGACATTCGCTTCATCAAGTGCGGCTTCAACCTCATCTAATATACAAAACGGCACAGGACGCACTTCTATGATGGAAAATAGTAGCGAAATCGCTGTAAGCGCCCTTTCTCCGCCAGATAAAAGACTTAAGTTTTGCATCTTTTTGCCTGGCGGTCTAGCAACGATATCAATACCCGTATGCAGTAAATCAGTCGGATCTGTAAGAATCAGGTCAGCATTTCCGCCTCCGAACATTTCTTTAAACACATGTCTAAATTGATTTTGCACGGCATCGAATGTTGCTGAAAAACGGATACTCATCTCATGATCCATTTCCGACATCGCTTCTTGCAAAGTCTCTTTCGCCTCTAATAAATCATTACGCTGTGCAGTTAAAAACTGATGACGTTCAGACACTTCTTCATACTCTTGCACTGCGCTTGGATTAATGGGGCCTATACTTTTAACTTCTTGCTTTAATCTAGCCAATTGATTGCGTTTCTCTTGTTCATCAAAGTCTAAACTTAATTCATCGTCTGGTCGTAACCCGTATTCATGAAGCAATTTTTGAGTAATCGTTTCATAAGTCACTTCAAGTCGGGATAACTCAATGGTTTGTTCATGAAGTGTCGCATTTAGTTTCTCTGCATGATCGCGCAGTTGGCGTAAATGTGTTTCTTGATGATTTTTTTGAACGACAATTTCTGAACGACTTTTTCTCACTTCAGCAATCGATTTTTCAATTTGTTGTTTATCTTTTGCTGAACGCTCAATTTGTGCGGCTATCTCTTCAGCTGTTACATGTTCTCGCTCTTCATCTGTTAAGTATTCTAACTCTTGTTGTAACAAGTTCATTTTATCAATCGAAGCCTGATTGGACGCTTCCATATCTGTTATCGCTCTGTTTTGGTAGGAAAGTTGTTCACGTAAAATTGCCGCTCGCTCCCGGAGTTCTGTTAACTGGGCCGTAAGTGCGGCTTCTTCATTTCGCCAATCTCTAGCAAGACGTTCTAGCTTTGTAATTTCTGCTTGTAACGATTCAAGCGTCTTTTTTAACGTTGCATGAGCTGTTTCCAGTTCATTTTTCTTGTCCATTAATTCCGAACCAGCTGTTTCAGCTCCAATTCGACCAATCTCAACTGCTTCTAATTCGCTTTTAACAGTATGTATGGCCATATCGCATTCACGGACATCTGCTTCGGCAGTGGCCATTTCTAGTTGTAAAGCTTCAGATTGTTTGCGGAAATGCTCTACGTTCTGCATATACTCAGCGACTTTCAATTTCGTGTCACTAATCGATTTGTTCCCTCTTTCAATAGAGGCAGACATTTGCTCAACTTGTTTTGTTAACGTTTCAAGTTCAGCCCTTCTAGAAAATACTGAGGAACGACCTTGAGCGCCACCACCCGTGAGCGATCCACCCGCATTCACAATATCGCCATCTAAAGTTACAACACGGTAACGATAATTTAAAGCCTTAGCAATCGCGGAAGCTCCGGCGAGGGATGAAGCAACAAGAACATTTCCTAGTAAATTTTCAGCAATGATTTTATAAGTCGGTTCGACGCGAATGAGTCCATCAGCAATCCCGACAAATTCTGGATGTTGGGCTATCGTTTGGATAGTAGATTGTTGGATTTTTCGAGAACGCATCACATCTAACGGAAGAAATGTCGCTCTTCCTTTGTTTTGTGTTTTTAAATAACCAATTGCTTTTCTAGCATTCACTTCGGAAGAGGTTACGATATGCTGCATAGCTCCACCGAGTGCTGTTTCAACCGCTTTAACATAATCATTTTCAACAGTGATTAGTTCGGCTACAGCACCTTCTATACCGACTAATTTTCCAGCTTCACGTGCGACAAGTACTTCTTTTACACCTGAATAAAACCCTGAGAAATCCGCCTCTAAGCTTTGCAACGCACGTAAACGGCCTTGCATTTCATGTTGTTTATTATGAGCTTTTTGAAGTAGCTCTTGTTTACTTCTTAAATCATCTTCATGCTTTTTTAATTCAATTGCATCGTTTGTATAGTTTTTTGATGCTTCTTTTGCTGATTTCTTTATACGGTCTAATGCTTGTACTTTAAGTTTCTTATCCGCATTTAACGCTTCTAATCTATTTCTTAAGGATACCGTCTGCTCATTAATTTTCTGAGAAGATGTTTTTTCCCCCAATAGACGTTCCTCGATATGCTTTAGTTCATTTCGAATGGTCGCTTCTTCATTAAGTCCGTCAATATAAGATGACTTTAACTCTTCAATCTCATGCTCAGTTTCTTTAACAGAGCGAGTCAACATTTGAGATGTGTCTTTTATCTCCGCTTTTACTTCTTCATATTCTTTATTTAGGACAGTTACATTATTATAGGATTCTTTTATTTTTTCTTCTAAATCCGCCTGTTCAGCTTTTGCGCTCGTAAATTCAGTCTGCACCCGTTCGATTTGTAAACTAGCATTTCGTTCCTTCTCGACGGATAAGAGACGCCTACCTTCCCACTTTTCAGTTTCTGCGCTTACTTGGACAAGTTTTTGTTGCAATGATTCAAATTTTTCCTCTTGCTGATCCAGTAGCTTTTTTATCGCGGAAGATTCAACTTCATTTTTTTCTATCGCCTCAGCTAATACTTCTTTTTCCGCACGTTGTTTTTCTACGGCTATCAACTTTTCTCGCAATTTTTCATGTAACTTTCTGGCATCGTAATTGAGTAGTAATATATCCGCTTCTCGAACATCTCCAGAGATTTCCGCGTGCTTTTTAGCCGCTTCAGCCTGTTCTTTAAGCGGCTCTATTCTAATATCAAGTTCTTTTAATATATCAAGCACGCGGTCGAGATTATCTGATGTCTCAAACAGTTTATGTTCTGCTTTACGTTTCCTTGTTCTATATTTTAATACGCCTGCAGCTTCATCAAAAATATTTCTGCGATCTTCCGGACGGCTATTTAAGATTTCATCGACGCGTCCTTGAGAAATAATCGAAAATGCTTCTTTCCCAAGTCCAGAATCCATAAATACATCCGTAATGTCTTTTAATCTGCATTGCTGCCTATTTAATAAATAAATACTTTCACCAGAGCGAAAGACACGTCGCGTAACGCTAATTTCAGTGTAATCTAGGGGAAACAAACCTTTACTATTATCAAGAATTAACGTGACTTCTGCAAAGTTAAGTGGCTTTCTAGAATCACTCCCCGCAAAAATCACATCTTCCATCTTGGCACCACGTAAAGATTTCGCCGATTGTTCGCCTAATACCCAACGGATCGCATCGGTAATATTACTTTTTCCACTACCATTGGGTCCGACGACAGCTGTAACGCCTGGCACGAAATCTACACCTATACGTTCTGCAAATGATTTGAACCCTATTATTTCAAGCCTTTTTAAAAACATCTAAATCTTCTCCTCAACCTGCTAGCTCTTAAGTTCTGCAATTGCATGTCGGGCCGCTTCCTGCTCTGCTTCTTTCTTCGACCTACCTTTTCCGGTACCGAGTGTTTCTTCATCTAACTGTACAACAGTGATAAATACTTTTGCATGGGCAGGGCCCTTTTCCTCTACTACTTCATAATGAAGCTGTCCATTATTCGTTTGTTGGACAATTTCCTGTAACCGACTTTTATAATCCATCACATGCGAAAAAGCACCGACACTTACTTTTGGAAATACTACTTTTTCAAGAAATGCGGTTACTGCTTCCATGCCTTGATCAGTGTATAGCGCACCGATGAAAGCTTCAAAAACATCTGCTAAGAGAGCCGGACGTGTTCTTCCACCTGTCTGTTCTTCCCCTTTACCTAAAAGAACATAACGACCAAATTCAAGTTCATTCGCAAAGGAAACAAGTGCTGGTTCACAAACAATTGCAGCCCTTAACTTTGTCAATTCACCTTCACTCATCGTAGGTTCAGTCGTATAAAGAAACTGGGAAACACCTAACTCTAACACTGCATCCCCTAAAAATTCAAGTCGCTCATTATCCGTATATTTTTTTCTTCGATGCTCATTCACATATGATGAATGCGTAAATGCATTGTATAAAAGTGACACTTCCTCAAATTGAATCGCAAGTTTTCGTTGCAATTCCTCAAAGTCTTTTCGAACTGTTTGTGGAAGGATCATTTTAGGATTCGTTGTTGTACGTTTACTTGTCATAAGAACGATTCTGCCTTTCCTACGTAATGTATATAATTTTACCTTTTTCAACGACCAGTTGCAAAGTAAAAAAGAGACGCTTCCATCCATTTCAAAGGAAAAGGATAAAAGCGCCTCAGCTAAATTGCATTAGCTTCTAATTAGTTCACTTTTGTTTCGATATATGAAACTGCATCGCCGACAGTTGCAATTTTCTCTGCATCATCATCAGAAATCTCCATATCGAACTCATCTTCTAATTCCATTACAAGCTCAACTACGTCTAGTGAATCTGCACCGAGATCATCACGGAAAGATGCTTCTGCTTTAACTTCGCTTTCATCGACACCTAGACGGTCTACGATTACTTTAGTTACTCGTTCAGTTACTGTTGCCAAATTTGTCACCTCCCCTCAATGATTAAGTAAAAGCGTAAGCGCCTGGTCAGAGACGACAGGCATAAGGCGGTTTGGCGAAGCGGCGCTCTTTGCCGCACAGCCGAAACGACTTATGACCCGAGTCTCTAGGCGCTGAAGCTGGATAGTAAAAGCATAGGCTTCGAAACTGGATATAACTATGTGAAAGGCGCTCCCCTTCACTACTTACATCACCATTCCGCCGTCAACATGGATGGTTTGTCCTGTAATATAATCTGCGTCTTCCGATAGTAAGAATAACACAGTCTTAGCGACATGTTCAGCATTCCCTAGTTTCGCTAATGGAATCGTCGCAAGCATTTGTTCTTTTACATCTTCGCTTAATGCATCGGTCATTTCTGTTGTAATAAATCCTGGCGCTACTGCATTGACATAGATATTACGTGATGCCAATTCTTTCGCTGACGTCTTCGTTAATCCGATTACCCCTGCTTTTGCCGCCACATAATTTGCTTGTCCTGGATTTCCTGAAACACCAACGATGGAAGCAACATTGACAATTTTACCTGCACGTTGGCGCATCATTTGACGTGTAACACCTTTCGTGCAGAGGAAAACGCCTTTTAAGTTAATGTCAATGACATCATCCCACTCGTCTTCTTTCATT
This window of the Sporosarcina pasteurii genome carries:
- a CDS encoding putative DNA-binding protein; the protein is MSLVKTTRVNFLFDFYQSLLTDKQRTYMKLYYLEDLSLGEIADEHNVSRQAVYDNVRRTEAMLEDYEQKLNLFSKFQRRLEIIEKMEKMLVDESAQSEEIKRLLDALKDHE
- the fabG gene encoding 3-oxoacyl-[acyl-carrier-protein] reductase, with protein sequence MSRFEGKSAIVTGASRGIGREIALQLGREGAKVVVNYSGSKEKAEEVVQLIQEAGGEAFAIQADVSNADSVTNLVDETIATFGSIDILVNNAGITKDNLLMRMKEDEWDDVIDINLKGVFLCTKGVTRQMMRQRAGKIVNVASIVGVSGNPGQANYVAAKAGVIGLTKTSAKELASRNIYVNAVAPGFITTEMTDALSEDVKEQMLATIPLAKLGNAEHVAKTVLFLLSEDADYITGQTIHVDGGMVM
- the rnc gene encoding ribonuclease III, with the translated sequence MTSKRTTTNPKMILPQTVRKDFEELQRKLAIQFEEVSLLYNAFTHSSYVNEHRRKKYTDNERLEFLGDAVLELGVSQFLYTTEPTMSEGELTKLRAAIVCEPALVSFANELEFGRYVLLGKGEEQTGGRTRPALLADVFEAFIGALYTDQGMEAVTAFLEKVVFPKVSVGAFSHVMDYKSRLQEIVQQTNNGQLHYEVVEEKGPAHAKVFITVVQLDEETLGTGKGRSKKEAEQEAARHAIAELKS
- the smc gene encoding chromosome segregation protein SMC, which encodes MFLKRLEIIGFKSFAERIGVDFVPGVTAVVGPNGSGKSNITDAIRWVLGEQSAKSLRGAKMEDVIFAGSDSRKPLNFAEVTLILDNSKGLFPLDYTEISVTRRVFRSGESIYLLNRQQCRLKDITDVFMDSGLGKEAFSIISQGRVDEILNSRPEDRRNIFDEAAGVLKYRTRKRKAEHKLFETSDNLDRVLDILKELDIRIEPLKEQAEAAKKHAEISGDVREADILLLNYDARKLHEKLREKLIAVEKQRAEKEVLAEAIEKNEVESSAIKKLLDQQEEKFESLQQKLVQVSAETEKWEGRRLLSVEKERNASLQIERVQTEFTSAKAEQADLEEKIKESYNNVTVLNKEYEEVKAEIKDTSQMLTRSVKETEHEIEELKSSYIDGLNEEATIRNELKHIEERLLGEKTSSQKINEQTVSLRNRLEALNADKKLKVQALDRIKKSAKEASKNYTNDAIELKKHEDDLRSKQELLQKAHNKQHEMQGRLRALQSLEADFSGFYSGVKEVLVAREAGKLVGIEGAVAELITVENDYVKAVETALGGAMQHIVTSSEVNARKAIGYLKTQNKGRATFLPLDVMRSRKIQQSTIQTIAQHPEFVGIADGLIRVEPTYKIIAENLLGNVLVASSLAGASAIAKALNYRYRVVTLDGDIVNAGGSLTGGGAQGRSSVFSRRAELETLTKQVEQMSASIERGNKSISDTKLKVAEYMQNVEHFRKQSEALQLEMATAEADVRECDMAIHTVKSELEAVEIGRIGAETAGSELMDKKNELETAHATLKKTLESLQAEITKLERLARDWRNEEAALTAQLTELRERAAILREQLSYQNRAITDMEASNQASIDKMNLLQQELEYLTDEEREHVTAEEIAAQIERSAKDKQQIEKSIAEVRKSRSEIVVQKNHQETHLRQLRDHAEKLNATLHEQTIELSRLEVTYETITQKLLHEYGLRPDDELSLDFDEQEKRNQLARLKQEVKSIGPINPSAVQEYEEVSERHQFLTAQRNDLLEAKETLQEAMSEMDHEMSIRFSATFDAVQNQFRHVFKEMFGGGNADLILTDPTDLLHTGIDIVARPPGKKMQNLSLLSGGERALTAISLLFSIIEVRPVPFCILDEVEAALDEANVIRYSNYLKKFSDKTQFIVITHRKGTMEGADVLYGITMQESGVSKLISVKLSEVPEEVMM
- the ffh gene encoding signal recognition particle protein, with product MAFEGLAERLQGTLQKIRGKGKVNEADVKEMMREVRFALIEADVNLKVVREFVKKVSEKAVGQDVLKSLTPGQQVVKIVQDELTNLMGGEQEPIQFARKAPTVIMMVGLQGAGKTTTTGKLAALLRKRHNKKPLLVAADVYRPAAIQQLETLGKQLTIPVFSLGTDISPVDIVRQALEQAEKEHHDVVIVDTAGRLHVDETLMQELKDIQELATPDEVFLVVDAMTGQDAVNVAQNFNETVGISGVVLTKLDGDTRGGAALSIRSVTEKPIKFVGVGEHMDALEPFHPERMASRILGMGDVMSLIEKAQANVDEEKAKEMEEKFRTQTFTLDDFLDQLQQVKKMGPLDELLKMMPGANKIKGLENAQVDEKQMGRVEAVIQSMTPAERTTPEIINANRRRRIAKGSGTSIQEVNRLLKQFNDMKKMVKQMTNMQQKGNKRMKMPGLDSFFR
- a CDS encoding acyl carrier protein; its protein translation is MATVTERVTKVIVDRLGVDESEVKAEASFRDDLGADSLDVVELVMELEDEFDMEISDDDAEKIATVGDAVSYIETKVN
- the ftsY gene encoding signal recognition particle-docking protein FtsY, with amino-acid sequence MSFFRRLKEKITGTNEAVTEKFKEGLTKTRDQFTSKVNDLVARFREVDEEFFEELEDLLLQADVGFETVMELIDELKLEVQRKNIKNTEGIQSVISQKLVEIYKAGEESNGELNLQEEGLSVILMVGVNGVGKTTTIGKLASRFKAEGKSVMLAAGDTFRAGAIDQLVVWGERTGVEVIRQSEGSDPAAVMYDAIRAAKNRNVDILICDTAGRLQNKVNLMNELEKVHRVIDREVPGAPHEVLLALDATTGQNALVQAQTFQEATNVSGIVLTKLDGTAKGGIVLAIKNKLNIPVKFVGLGEGVDDLQPFDPEKYVYGLFAEGLEQEVEEEDK